From one Haloferax marinisediminis genomic stretch:
- a CDS encoding quinol oxidase, giving the protein MAATGQVEMLGNRLDFDYAEGATGYVMVLTRLITGYWFLHAGVGKYLAAEPFNAAGWLVNATGGAPAPVHAFLVWAGQTPWMLEFTNFMIPLAETLIGFGLLVGAAVRLAAFGGAFLMTFFYLGNAAWGHGLVNGDLFGLMMFVIVGTLATGRILGLDAYLEQTELVKQHPKLKYLLG; this is encoded by the coding sequence ATGGCTGCAACCGGACAAGTCGAGATGCTGGGGAACCGCTTGGACTTCGACTACGCCGAAGGAGCAACCGGCTACGTGATGGTGCTCACCCGGCTCATCACGGGCTACTGGTTCCTCCACGCGGGGGTCGGAAAATACCTCGCTGCTGAGCCGTTCAACGCGGCTGGATGGCTCGTGAACGCCACTGGAGGTGCGCCGGCGCCGGTGCACGCCTTCCTGGTCTGGGCGGGCCAGACGCCGTGGATGCTGGAGTTCACGAACTTCATGATTCCGCTGGCCGAGACGCTCATCGGCTTCGGCCTCCTCGTCGGGGCCGCCGTCCGCCTCGCCGCCTTCGGAGGAGCGTTCCTCATGACGTTCTTCTACCTCGGCAACGCGGCGTGGGGCCACGGACTGGTCAACGGTGACCTGTTCGGTCTCATGATGTTCGTCATCGTCGGGACGCTCGCCACGGGCCGTATCCTCGGCCTCGACGCGTACCTCGAACAGACCGAACTCGTCAAGCAACATCCCAAACTGAAATACCTCCTCGGCTGA
- a CDS encoding ABC transporter substrate-binding protein produces MSKDGRSSDKSTRRSVLKGAGAIAAGGLLAGCTGQSGAESTEAATTTQTESETTTASNTATESAEDDGSYSVSIEPVGAVEFDSAPESWVANNGSWADMGVALGLEPPKGVWLTSRYHTQYYDDIPGLSVDKSDMVSLYQDGVSKELFYELDADVHVMDPNFLMNRFKGWEQADVDEVDENIGPIFGNCIYAQHYPWHEDYRYYTLYEGFEKLAQVFQRTERYEAFVGLHEEFQSNLQSVVPAEGDRPEAAVLWGVGDEPEKFYPYIIGGGTGFKHFRDLGVKDALADSDVKDFHGSRAAIDMETLLEVDPEVLMLRGYEAKSREEFESTVVDFLQNDDTASALTAVQNGDVYRAGGLYQGPITNFVLTQRTAEELYGVEEQLYDPERVADIVAGDI; encoded by the coding sequence ATGAGCAAAGACGGACGCAGTTCGGACAAGTCGACGCGGCGGTCGGTTCTCAAGGGTGCTGGTGCAATCGCTGCCGGTGGATTACTCGCCGGGTGTACCGGGCAGAGTGGCGCTGAGTCGACGGAGGCGGCGACCACCACCCAGACCGAATCGGAGACGACGACCGCATCCAACACTGCGACCGAGTCTGCCGAAGACGATGGCTCGTACAGCGTCTCGATAGAGCCTGTCGGTGCTGTCGAGTTCGATTCTGCTCCCGAGTCGTGGGTCGCCAACAATGGCAGTTGGGCGGACATGGGCGTCGCGCTCGGGCTCGAACCGCCGAAGGGCGTCTGGCTCACCAGTCGGTACCACACCCAGTATTACGACGATATCCCCGGACTATCGGTCGACAAGAGCGACATGGTCTCGCTCTACCAAGACGGCGTCAGCAAGGAGTTGTTCTACGAACTCGACGCCGACGTGCACGTCATGGACCCGAACTTCCTGATGAACCGCTTCAAGGGATGGGAACAGGCCGACGTCGACGAAGTCGACGAGAACATCGGACCGATATTCGGGAACTGCATCTACGCCCAGCACTACCCGTGGCACGAGGACTACCGCTACTACACGCTCTACGAGGGATTCGAGAAACTCGCGCAGGTCTTCCAGCGCACCGAGCGCTACGAGGCGTTCGTCGGTCTCCACGAGGAGTTCCAATCGAACCTCCAGTCGGTCGTTCCTGCGGAAGGTGACCGCCCCGAGGCGGCCGTCCTCTGGGGCGTCGGCGACGAACCTGAGAAGTTCTACCCCTACATCATCGGTGGCGGAACCGGGTTCAAGCACTTCCGTGACCTCGGCGTGAAAGACGCGCTCGCCGACTCCGACGTGAAGGACTTCCACGGCAGTCGTGCGGCTATCGACATGGAGACGCTCCTCGAAGTCGACCCCGAAGTCCTCATGCTCCGTGGCTACGAGGCGAAGTCCCGCGAGGAGTTCGAGAGCACCGTCGTCGACTTTCTCCAGAACGACGACACTGCGAGCGCACTCACTGCGGTCCAGAACGGCGACGTGTACCGTGCTGGCGGCCTCTATCAGGGACCAATCACGAACTTCGTGCTCACCCAACGGACTGCCGAGGAACTCTACGGCGTCGAGGAGCAACTCTACGACCCAGAACGTGTTGCCGACATCGTCGCTGGTGACATCTGA
- a CDS encoding FAD-dependent oxidoreductase: MSDTGEVSTVDVVVVGGGPSGCAAAVFTARYGLDTIVFNRGNAAFRRCAYLENYLGFPAGIGVETFTSLMHDHVTEAGADYVADMVESVERVDDADADVDAEAGEFVVHTQDGHRVVTEYVVAAAWYDGDYLRGLDDDDAMFEHHDHHGESHEQFDSSYPDDDGRTPVDGLYVAAPTGDRNAQVGIAAGQGAHVARCLLFDHRREQGFSGDILAAHYDWLRPDSEFQGEWGDRDRWREWFERQVPDDADVDEDHLADLRETYIDRAFETRRSDDEIAAAERRGVRRLVEVIGTERVLDAVPDETLRTYLGGREREESTDANREASSDE, from the coding sequence ATGAGCGACACAGGGGAGGTGTCGACAGTCGACGTGGTCGTCGTTGGGGGTGGTCCGTCGGGGTGTGCCGCGGCCGTCTTCACCGCCCGCTACGGTCTGGACACGATCGTCTTCAACCGCGGCAACGCGGCGTTCCGTCGGTGTGCCTATCTGGAGAACTATCTCGGGTTCCCCGCCGGTATCGGTGTCGAGACGTTCACGTCGCTGATGCACGACCACGTCACGGAGGCCGGTGCGGACTACGTCGCCGACATGGTCGAATCGGTCGAACGTGTCGACGACGCCGACGCTGACGTCGATGCCGAGGCTGGCGAATTCGTCGTCCACACGCAGGACGGTCACCGTGTCGTCACCGAGTACGTCGTCGCCGCGGCGTGGTACGACGGCGACTATCTCCGTGGACTGGACGATGACGATGCGATGTTCGAACACCACGACCACCACGGCGAGTCTCACGAACAGTTCGACTCGTCGTATCCGGACGACGACGGCCGAACGCCGGTCGACGGGTTGTACGTCGCCGCCCCGACGGGTGACCGAAACGCGCAGGTCGGAATCGCGGCCGGACAGGGTGCCCACGTCGCTCGCTGTCTCCTCTTCGACCATCGCCGTGAGCAGGGATTCTCCGGTGATATCCTCGCGGCTCACTACGACTGGCTTCGCCCGGACAGCGAATTTCAGGGTGAGTGGGGTGACCGCGACCGCTGGCGTGAGTGGTTCGAGAGGCAGGTCCCCGACGACGCCGACGTCGACGAAGACCACCTCGCCGACCTCCGCGAGACCTACATCGACCGAGCGTTCGAGACGCGACGCAGTGACGACGAGATTGCGGCCGCCGAAAGGCGGGGAGTTCGACGCCTCGTCGAAGTGATTGGAACCGAACGCGTTCTCGACGCCGTTCCAGACGAGACCCTTCGCACCTACCTCGGCGGGCGTGAACGAGAGGAGTCGACAGATGCGAACAGGGAGGCTTCGAGCGATGAGTGA
- a CDS encoding FecCD family ABC transporter permease, whose translation MSEATGTSRERASVVRRVVDWVDSSLVALCLGSTLVVLFGGLLQVSFGAFSMSIAEAWRAVFDPAVVLNPQAWNAFLLGGEIPELHKQTLIVWNIRLPRVFVAIFVGMNLAVSGAIFQAVTRNELASPFILGVSSGAGLAILLTLVVFSGLSTFLPLVASLGGAVAFLTVYAIAWKNGTSPVRLVLAGVIVGTVFGSLQTALFFFADDIGVVQSAIAWTTGSLTGTDWEQVRMALPWTVVAMLLALVSSRQLNLLLLGENTASSLGMNVEKVRFGLSGVAVLAAAASIAVAGIVGFVGLIVPHMVRTVVGSEYKKLVVGCLFAGPALMVAADVGARLALSPVQIPVGIVTGLLGGPYFLYLMRKQDTMGDI comes from the coding sequence ATGAGTGAGGCGACCGGCACCTCACGAGAGCGTGCGTCGGTCGTCCGGCGCGTCGTCGACTGGGTCGATAGTTCGCTGGTCGCGCTCTGTCTCGGGAGTACGCTCGTCGTCCTCTTCGGTGGGCTCCTACAGGTGAGCTTCGGGGCGTTCTCCATGAGTATCGCCGAGGCATGGCGAGCCGTGTTCGACCCAGCCGTGGTTTTGAACCCACAGGCGTGGAACGCGTTCTTGCTCGGCGGCGAGATTCCAGAACTGCACAAACAGACCCTCATCGTCTGGAACATCCGACTCCCGCGCGTGTTCGTCGCCATCTTCGTGGGGATGAACCTCGCCGTCTCCGGGGCAATCTTTCAGGCGGTCACGCGGAACGAACTCGCGAGTCCGTTCATCCTCGGCGTCTCGTCGGGGGCTGGTCTCGCGATTCTCCTCACGCTCGTGGTCTTCTCCGGCCTCTCGACGTTCTTGCCGCTCGTCGCCTCGCTCGGTGGGGCAGTCGCGTTCCTCACCGTCTACGCCATCGCGTGGAAGAACGGGACCTCACCGGTTCGACTCGTCCTCGCAGGCGTCATCGTCGGGACGGTGTTCGGGAGTCTTCAGACGGCGTTGTTCTTCTTCGCCGACGACATCGGCGTCGTCCAGAGTGCAATCGCGTGGACGACTGGCTCGCTCACCGGAACCGACTGGGAACAGGTTCGGATGGCGCTCCCGTGGACTGTCGTGGCAATGTTGTTGGCACTCGTCAGTTCGCGCCAGTTGAACCTCCTCCTCTTGGGTGAGAACACGGCGAGTTCGCTCGGCATGAACGTCGAGAAGGTTCGATTCGGCCTCTCCGGTGTCGCAGTCCTCGCTGCGGCAGCGAGCATCGCCGTCGCCGGCATCGTCGGGTTCGTCGGCCTCATCGTCCCGCACATGGTCAGAACCGTCGTCGGCAGTGAGTACAAGAAACTCGTCGTCGGGTGTCTCTTCGCCGGCCCGGCGCTGATGGTCGCCGCCGACGTTGGCGCACGTCTCGCATTGAGTCCGGTCCAGATTCCGGTCGGTATCGTCACCGGGCTACTCGGCGGACCGTACTTCCTCTACTTGATGCGCAAGCAGGACACGATGGGTGATATCTGA
- a CDS encoding ABC transporter ATP-binding protein gives MVDERTSPATDRANASELVGEHLAIGYPTTDEPVVECENVVIPAGEVTALVGPNGSGKSTLLKAMARQHAPERGSVLLDGSQIQLFDSKELARRVGLLSQENESPASLTVEDLVSHGRYPHRGFFDSITDEDREAIDRAIELAGVDDIRTQDVGNLSGGQKQLAWIAMVLAQETDVLLLDEPTTYLDLHHQLRVMEVVRTLNREEEITIGIVLHDIGQAARFADNLIAMKDGTPYDWGPPREVVTEELLADVFRVDADVDSESPTGPHIAPHRALDE, from the coding sequence ATGGTCGACGAGCGAACTTCCCCAGCGACCGACCGAGCGAACGCGAGTGAACTCGTCGGTGAGCATCTCGCAATCGGCTACCCGACGACGGACGAACCTGTCGTCGAGTGTGAGAACGTCGTCATCCCTGCTGGAGAGGTGACGGCGCTCGTCGGTCCGAACGGAAGTGGGAAGAGTACGCTGCTGAAGGCGATGGCGAGGCAACACGCTCCCGAGCGAGGGTCCGTCTTACTCGATGGTTCGCAGATTCAATTGTTCGACTCGAAAGAACTCGCGAGACGGGTCGGTCTCCTCTCACAAGAGAACGAGTCGCCTGCCAGTCTCACCGTCGAAGACCTCGTCTCCCACGGTCGGTATCCCCACCGTGGGTTCTTCGACTCCATCACCGACGAGGACCGCGAAGCCATCGACCGTGCCATCGAGTTAGCCGGTGTCGACGACATCCGAACGCAGGACGTTGGCAATCTGAGTGGTGGACAGAAACAACTCGCGTGGATTGCGATGGTTCTCGCACAGGAGACGGACGTGCTGCTCCTCGACGAACCCACTACGTACCTCGATTTACACCATCAACTCCGCGTGATGGAGGTCGTCCGAACCCTCAATCGCGAGGAGGAGATAACCATCGGCATCGTACTCCACGACATCGGGCAGGCGGCACGGTTTGCAGACAACCTCATCGCGATGAAAGACGGGACGCCGTACGACTGGGGCCCACCGCGAGAGGTCGTCACCGAGGAACTGTTGGCCGACGTCTTCCGCGTCGACGCCGACGTGGATAGCGAGAGCCCCACGGGGCCGCACATCGCACCACACCGCGCACTCGACGAGTAG
- a CDS encoding FKBP-type peptidyl-prolyl cis-trans isomerase: protein MAIESGDRVALAYIGRFEDGTVFNTSRYEVAVEHGLFDAQERAREDYVPQSFVVGADEIIPGLDEAVVGMSAGDEATVTVPPEKGYGEFDERRVRTYDPETFEGMVGEEPEVGLHVHAENGLHGDVISVREDAVEVDFNHELAGKTLVFDIEIVAVE from the coding sequence ATGGCTATCGAGTCGGGAGACCGTGTCGCGCTCGCGTACATCGGGCGGTTCGAGGACGGAACCGTCTTCAACACGTCTCGGTACGAGGTTGCGGTCGAACACGGCCTGTTCGATGCACAGGAACGCGCCCGCGAAGACTACGTGCCCCAGTCGTTCGTCGTCGGCGCCGACGAGATAATCCCGGGGCTCGACGAAGCAGTCGTGGGGATGTCCGCCGGTGACGAGGCGACTGTGACGGTGCCCCCGGAGAAGGGCTACGGCGAGTTCGACGAGCGTCGGGTCCGGACCTACGACCCCGAGACGTTCGAGGGAATGGTCGGAGAAGAACCCGAAGTGGGCCTGCACGTCCACGCCGAAAACGGCCTCCACGGCGACGTGATTAGCGTGCGTGAGGACGCTGTCGAGGTGGACTTCAATCACGAACTCGCTGGCAAGACGCTCGTCTTCGACATCGAAATCGTCGCTGTCGAGTGA